In Nicotiana tabacum cultivar K326 chromosome 21, ASM71507v2, whole genome shotgun sequence, one DNA window encodes the following:
- the LOC142175487 gene encoding uncharacterized protein LOC142175487 — protein sequence MNLENHQTVEKRLVFVTVGTTCFDALVRAVDTAEVKNELFKKGYTDILIQMGRGSYIPTKSTADNGSPALDYFTFSSSIADYLKSASLVISHAGSGSIFETLRLGKPLIVVVNEDLMDNHQSELAEELAERKHLYCARPQTLYKTISDMDPGSLVPYQPGDAKPVAKLINRYLGFPDD from the exons ATGAATCTTGAAAATCACCAAACGGTGGAGAAGAGATTAGTTTTTGTGACGGTAGGAACAACTTGTTTTGATGCATTAGTAAGAGCAGTGGATACCGCAGAAGTTAAGAATGAATTATTCAAGAAAGGTTACactgatattttgattcaaatgggGCGTGGATCGTACATTCCCACAAAG TCGACTGCTGATAATGGTTCCCCAGCTCTGGACTACTTCACATTTTCATCAAGCATAGCTGACTACTTGAAGTCAGCATCACTTGTTATCAGCCATGCAG GTTCAGGGAGCATATTTGAGACATTACGGCTGGGCAAACCGTTAATAGTTGTAGTCAATGAGGATCTAATGGACAACCATCAAAGCGAGCTCGCAGAAGAACTGGCTGAGAGAAAGCATTTGTATTGTGCTCGTCCACAAACGTTATACAAGACTATCTCGGATATGGATCCGGGGTCTCTTGTTCCATATCAACCAGGTGATGCAAAGCCAGTTGCTAAACTTATTAATAGATATCTTGGTTTCCCAGATGATTAA
- the LOC107814929 gene encoding monogalactosyldiacylglycerol synthase 2, chloroplastic translates to MEVISARNPISNVLERVGVYGFVGSSTKRCNNEFQDEEYDTMEMVQIGAERTKNVLILMSDTGGGHRASAEAIRDAFHLEFGDEYNIFVKDVWKEYTGWPLNSMEQQYKFMVKHVQLWRVAFHSTSPRWIHSSYLAAIAAFYAKEVEAGLMEYKPDIIISVHPLMQHIPLWVLKWQGLQKKVIFVTVITDLSTCHRTWFHPGVNRLYCPAEEVAKRALLDGLEESQIRVFGLPIRPSFCRAVLSKDDLRVELEMDPTLPAVLLMGGGEGMGPVKKTAKALGEALFDKEMEKPIGQMIVICGRNEELASTLQSLEWNIPVKIKGFQKQMEKWMGACDCIITKAGPGTIAEALIRGLPIILNDYIPGQEKGNVPYVVDNGAGVFTRSPRETARIVAEWFSTKSDELKTMSENALKLAQPDAVFDIVKDIHELACQRGPLANIPYAFTSSFSSLI, encoded by the exons ATGGAGGTGATTTCTGCTAGGAATCCAATAAGCAATGTGTTGGAAAGAGTTGGGGTTTATGGGTTTGTAGGGAGCAGCACAAAGAGGTGCAATAATGAATTTCAAGATGAAGAATATGATACAATGGAAATGGTGCAAATTGGTGCTGAAAGGACCAAAAATGTGCTTATTTTGATGAGTGACACAGGAGGTGGCCATAGAGCTTCAGCTGAGGCGATTCGCGATGCTTTCCATTTGGAATTTGGGGATGAGTATAAT ATATTTGTGAAGGATGTTTGGAAGGAATACACTGGTTGGCCATTGAATAGCATGGAGCAACAATATAAGTTCATGGTTAAACATGTGCAGCTTTGGAGGGTTGCATTTCACAGCACGTCCCCTCGCTGGATACACTCTTCTTATCTTGCTGCCATTGCTGCCTTCTATGCCAA GGAGGTAGAAGCTGGTTTGATGGAGTATAAGCCAGACATAATCATTAGTGTTCATCCTCTTATGCAACATATTCCTTTGTGGGTTCTAAAATGGCAAGGCCTACAAAAGAAAGTAATCTTTGTCACAGTTATTACAGATCTCAGTACTTGCCACCGTACATG GTTTCACCCTGGAGTCAATCGATTGTATTGCCCCGCTGAGGAGGTAGCAAAGAGGGCTTTGCTAGATGGATTGGAAGAATCTCAAATACGCGTTTTTGGGTTGCCTATTCGTCCCTCTTTTTGTAGGGCAGTTCTTTCCAAG GATGACCTCAGAGTAGAGCTTGAGATGGATCCTACGTTGCCCGCAGTGTTGCTGATGGGTGGAGGTGAAGGGATGGGACCCGTGAAAAAAACTGCAAAGGCTCTCGGAGAAGCTCTTTTCGATAAAGAAATGGAAAAACCTATTGGTCAAATGATTGTCATATGTGGACGTAATGAAGAGCTAGCATCCACATTACAATCACTCGAATGGAACATCCCGGTCAAG ATTAAAGGATTTCAGAAGCAGATGGAGAAATGGATGGGTGCATGCGACTGTATTATCACAAAG GCTGGACCTGGTACAATTGCAGAAGCATTAATCAGAGGGCTTCCAATTATTCTCAATGACTACATTCCTGGACAA GAAAAGGGAAACGTTCCATACGTTGTGGACAATGGAGCCGGTGTTTTCACACGAAGTCCTAGGGAAACAGCCCGAATTGTTGCAGAGTGGTTTAGCACTAAGAGTGATGAACTCAAAACAATGTCAGAAAATGCACTAAAACTCGCACAACCTGATGCAGTTTTTGACATTGTGAAGGACATTCACGAGCTCGCATGCCAGAGGGGTCCTCTTGCGAACATTCCTTACGCGTTCACATcttcattttcaagcttaatttAA